One segment of Bacteroides caecimuris DNA contains the following:
- a CDS encoding winged helix-turn-helix domain-containing protein, translating to MNRNEIGVNAGKVWQLLSNNEKWSYGLLKRKSGLKDKELGAALGWLSRESKIEFDQCDEELYVYLCVNVYIG from the coding sequence ATGAATAGAAATGAAATCGGTGTAAATGCCGGTAAGGTTTGGCAACTGCTTAGTAATAACGAAAAGTGGAGCTACGGACTTCTGAAGAGAAAATCCGGGTTGAAAGATAAAGAGCTGGGTGCCGCTTTAGGGTGGCTGTCGAGAGAGAGTAAGATTGAGTTCGATCAGTGTGATGAAGAACTCTATGTATATCTCTGTGTGAATGTTTATATCGGCTAA